A part of Miscanthus floridulus cultivar M001 chromosome 6, ASM1932011v1, whole genome shotgun sequence genomic DNA contains:
- the LOC136461859 gene encoding alpha-xylosidase 1-like, whose amino-acid sequence MLSFSRPAILSYLLWCLLFLTLASSHGAVGTAEPKVGFGYKLVSLVQLPNGGGLVGYLQVKQRTSTYGPDIPRLRLFVKHETRDRVRVQITDADEQRWEVPYNLLPREPAPPVTGGKVTDGPFTGAEYPGEELVFTYGRDPFWFAVHRRSTGQPLFNTSAGALVFKDQYLEVSTALPKDAALYGLGENTQPGGIRLRPNDPYTIYTTDISAINLNTDLYGSHPVYMDLRNLGGRGVAHAVLLLNSNGMDVFYRGTSLTYKVIGGLLDFYFFAGPTPLAIVDQYTSMIGRPAPMPYWAFGFHQCRWGYKNLSVVEGVVEGYRNAQIPLDVIWNDDDHMDAAKDFTLDPVNYPRPKLLAFLDKIHAQGMKYIVLIDPGIAVNNSYGVYQRGMERDIFIKLDGEPYLAQVWPGPVYFPDFLNPNGVSWWIDEVRRFHDLVPVDGLWIDMNEASNFCTGKCTIPKTHQCPIPDSKTPWVCCLDCKNLTNTRWDEPPYKINASGQTARLGFNTIATSATHYNGILEYNAHSLYGFSQAIATHTALQGLQGKRPFILTRSTFVGSGAYAAHWTGDNKGTWENLRYSISTMLNFGIFGMPMVGSDICGFYPSPTEELCNRWIELGAFYPFSRDHANFASPRQELYVWESVAKSAQNALGMRYKLLPYLYTLNYQAHLTGAPVARPVFFSFPDFTPCYGLSTQFLLGASVMVSPVLEQGATSVSAMFPPGTWYNLFDMKKVVVSKSGAPVKLDAPLNEINVHVYQNTILPMQRGGFVSKDARATPFTVVIAFPFGATQADAEGAVYVDDDERPEMVLAEGQATYVRFHASVRGKAVTVRSEVLMGSYSLHKGLVIEKLSVLGLEGTGKDLAIQVDGADATAVATSSPCFTAGSNATLQGEESVEDSKNGVMVEVGGLALPLGKSFTMTWNMRIEA is encoded by the exons ATGCTGTCATTTTCTCGCCCGGCCATCCTCTCCTACCTACTGTGGTGCCTTCTATTTCTCACCTTGGCAAGCAGCCATGGCGCGGTCGGCACAGCAGAGCCGAAGGTTGGGTTCGGGTACAAGCTGGTGTCCCTTGTTCAGCTGCCCAACGGGGGAGGCCTTGTGGGTTACCTGCAGGTGAAGCAGCGCACCTCCACTTACGGTCCTGACATCCCTCGCCTCAGGCTCTTTGTTAA GCACGAGACCAGGGACAGGGTGCGCGTGCAGATCACCGATGCAGATGAGCAGAGGTGGGAGGTCCCCTACAACCTGCTCCCAAGGGAGCCAGCCCCACCCGTGACCGGCGGCAAGGTCACGGACGGCCCCTTCACGGGCGCCGAGTACCCCGGCGAGGAGCTGGTGTTCACCTATGGCCGCGACCCGTTCTGGTTCGCGGTGCACCGCCGGTCCACCGGGCAGCCGCTGTTCAACACCAGCGCCGGCGCGCTGGTGTTCAAGGACCAGTACCTGGAGGTGTCCACGGCGCTGCCCAAGGACGCCGCCCTGTACGGGCTCGGCGAGAACACGCAGCCGGGGGGCATCCGACTGCGGCCCAACGACCCCTACACCATCTACACCACGGACATCTCCGCCATCAACCTCAACACCGACCTCTACGGCTCGCACCCGGTGTACATGGACCTCCGGAATCTGGGCGGCCGCGGCGTCGCGCACGCCGTGCTGCTGCTCAACAGCAATGGCATGGACGTGTTCTACAGGGGGACATCGCTGACCTACAAGGTCATCGGAGGTCTTCTCGACTTCTACTTCTTCGCGGGGCCGACGCCGTTGGCCATCGTGGATCAGTACACGTCGATGATCGGCCGTCCTGCGCCCATGCCATACTGGGCATTTG GGTTCCACCAATGTAGGTGGGGGTACAAGAACCTTTCAGTGGTAGAGGGCGTTGTGGAGGGTTATCGGAATGCCCAGATACCGCTGGACGTGATCTGGAATGATGATGACCACATGGATGCCGCTAAAGACTTCACACTTGACCCGGTCAACTATCCACGCCCCAAACTGCTGGCATTCCTTGACAAGATCCATGCACAAGGGATGAAGTACATTGTCCTCATCGACCCTGGCATTGCTGTGAACAACTCCTATGGCGTCTACCAGCGTGGCATGGAACGTGACATCTTCATCAAACTGGATGGGGAGCCATACCTCGCCCAGGTGTGGCCTGGACCTGTCTATTTCCCAGACTTTCTCAACCCGAATGGTGTGTCATGGTGGATTGATGAGGTGCGGAGGTTTCATGATTTGGTACCAGTGGATGGGCTCTGGATTGACATGAACGAGGCCTCCAACTTCTGCACGGGCAAGTGCACAATCCCAAAGACGCACCAGTGCCCTATTCCTGACTCGAAGACGCCATGGGTCTGTTGTTTGGATTGCAAGAACCTTACAAACACAAGATGGGATGAGCCGCCATACAAGATCAATGCCTCTGGGCAGACTGCTCGTCTCGGCTTCAACACCATTGCAACCAGTGCTACACACTACAACGGCATCCTGGAGTACAATGCACACAGTCTGTATGGCTTCTCGCAGGCCATTGCCACGCATACGGCGCTGCAAGGGCTCCAGGGGAAGAGGCCGTTCATTCTGACCCGCTCCACGTTCGTCGGGTCGGGGGCGTATGCCGCGCACTGGACCGGCGACAACAAGGGCACATGGGAAAATCTCCGTTATTCGATCTCGACGATGCTCAACTTTGGCATCTTCGGCATGCCGATGGTTGGCTCTGACATCTGTGGCTTCTACCCGTCGCCGACTGAGGAGCTGTGCAACAGGTGGATTGAGCTCGGGGCCTTCTACCCTTTCTCCAGGGACCATGCCAACTTCGCGTCACCGAGGCAGGAGCTCTACGTCTGGGAGTCCGTGGCGAAGTCGGCGCAGAACGCGCTTGGCATGCGGTACAAGCTGCTCCCCTACCTGTACACACTCAACTATCAGGCGCACCTGACCGGGGCCCCCGTGGCGCGGCCGGTGTTCTTCTCCTTCCCTGACTTCACGCCGTGCTACGGGCTGAGCACGCAGTTcctgctcggcgccagcgtcatgGTGTCCCCGGTCCTCGAGCAGGGCGCCACTTCAGTGAGCGCCATGTTCCCACCGGGCACCTGGTACAACCTGTTCGACATGAAGAAGGTGGTGGTGTCCAAGAGCGGCGCCCCAGTGAAGCTGGACGCGCCGCTGAACGAGATCAACGTGCACGTGTACCAGAACACGATCCTGCCGATGCAGCGCGGCGGGTTCGTCTCCAAGGACGCCCGGGCGACGCCCTTCACAGTCGTGATCGCGTTCCCGTTCGGCGCGACGCAGGCGGACGCGGAGGGCGCGGTGTACGTGGACGACGACGAGCGGCCGGAGATGGTGCTCGCGGAAGGGCAGGCGACGTACGTGCGGTTCCATGCGAGCGTGCGCGGCAAGGCCGTGACGGTGCGGTCGGAGGTGCTGATGGGAAGCTACAGCCTGCAC